Proteins encoded in a region of the Impatiens glandulifera unplaced genomic scaffold, dImpGla2.1, whole genome shotgun sequence genome:
- the LOC124917246 gene encoding serine/threonine-protein kinase prpf4B-like — translation MAGDSQDNLRRKHRRLSEDDDADDSTKLRKHRHHHHRHRDHLRSSRKREGEEQPELQVEEEVLLTLPPPSTGDVDYDMEEGEIVDDVGPLKMRSDSDVESKAARLLAESDKLTITGVNEAKMKLEENTVNGGRGLEVSGEAKSDTGLLVCSNLDVKVKAADGSSIQNKVPNYMNGATMLGSVKENYDKVVESQSPVKTSNRRTIYHVSEDGCRSQSKSMSSGDDRNVQKSFVSSPHDERNKETGYSRDRPKSHDRCRERSRSHENVLDTSMPIHAQDSKKFVSDSEDDDNMIERNRDSQHDKKDISKYKERERSSSYNLYTRHPDRHRSQDREASWDGRHNDREGRDMDRDKKTERHREKDKEDGERQRERDKKRDRRQERDREMDNEKLARDREMDNEKLARDRERMRENDREGEMDRQREREKGREREKERDRDREEWGRKRQKEREWEREREDRERRREREDRSRKNEREWENGRDKPGGSGRDRESDRSIRHHKNEKDIDDSYDRYRNYDSKSRRFDESQHSNRVSKNDSEKVGHVKSDHLKDEKEKSKREVAEIEDYEEKVALQLADQEEDDLDRIKEESRRRMQAILEKYKAKPSHQVNKPQPKDSEKENTACFFVDASADRTVLETSDDKIDVIDNNVDEPPLAVVKSPLQNEGFIIQSTSGAGGLGEGSPKSERSQGSFCDDIFGDSPAGVRKTAKLDGVAVERSGLHDNWDDADGYYSYRVGELLDGRYEVISAHGRGVFSTVVRARDLRAGPGDPEEVAIKILRNREAMLKAGKEELIILNKLVGADPENRRHCVRYLLSFKYRDHLCLVFESLHMNLREVLKKFGRNIGLKLTAVRTYAKQLFIALKHLKNCGVLHCDIKPDNMLVNEAKNVLKLCDFGNAMFAGKNEITPYLVSRFYRSPEIILGLPYDHPMDIWSVGCCLFELYSGKVLFPGATNNDMLRLHMELKGPFPKKMLKKGGFIEQHFDQDLCFLATEEDPVTKKTMRRLLPSMKPKDIGTIITGSPGEDPKILANFKDLLERIFVLDPEKRLTVSQALSHPFITGK, via the exons ATGGCTGGCGATTCTCAAGACAATCTCCGTCGCAAGCACCGCCGGCTTTCCGAAGATGACGACGCTGACGATTCCACCAAGCTCCGCAAGCACCGTCATCATCACCATCGTCACCGTGACCACCTTCGCAGCAGCCGTAAGCGTGAAGGTGAAGAACAGCCAGAGTTGCAAGTAGAAGAGGAGGTTTTGCTTACTCTTCCGCCGCCGTCAACTGGTGATGTCGATTATGATATGGAGGAAGGAGAGATTGTTGATGATGTCGGTCCTTTGAAGATGCGATCGGATTCTGATGTTGAATCCAAGGCTGCTCGATTGCTTGCTGAATCCGATAAATTGACAATCACG GGAGTTAATGAAGCTAAGATGAAGCTTGAAGAAAACACGGTGAATGGTGGCCGTGGTTTGGAGGTATCTGGAGAAGCCAAGAGTGACACCGGGTTGCTCGTTTGTTCCAATCtagatgtcaaagtgaaagcaGCTGATGGTAGCAGTATTCAAAATAAGGTTCCTAATTATATGAATGGTGCCACTATGTTAGGATCAGTTAAAGAGAATTATGATAAAGTTGTAGAATCACAGTCTCCTGTCAAAACTAGCAACAGGAGAACGATATACCATGTTAGCGAGGATGGTTGTAGGAGTCAGAGCAAATCAATGTCATCTGGAGATGACAGAAATGTGCAGAAAAGCTTTGTGTCCTCTCCCCATGACGAGAGGAACAAAGAAACGGGTTATAGTAGGGATAGACCCAAGTCTCATGATAGATGCAGGGAACGATCTCGTTCACATGAAAATGTACTGGATACTTCCATGCCAATACATGCCCAAGATAGCAAGAAATTTGTTAGTGATTCAGAGGATGACGATAACATGATTGAAAGAAACAGGGACTCCCAACATGATAAAAAAGATATATCCAAGTATAAAGAAAGGGAGAGGAGTTCTAGTTACAATTTGTATACTCGACACCCAGATAGGCATCGTAGCCAGGACAGGGAGGCGAGTTGGGATGGACGGCACAATGATAGGGAAGGGAGAGACATGGACAGGGATAAAAAAACTGAAAGACATAGGGAGAAGGACAAAGAGGATGGAGAAAGGCAAAGGGAGAGGGATAAGAAGAGAGATCGAAGACAAGAACGGGATAGAGAGATGGATAATGAAAAGTTGGCCAGAGATAGAGAGATGGATAATGAAAAGTTGGCCAGAGATAGAGAGAGGATGAGGGAAAATGATAGGGAAGGAGAGATGGATAGGCAAAGGGAGAGGGAGAAAGGAAGGGAGAGAGAAAAGGAAAGAGACAGGGACAGAGAAGAATGGGGGAGAAAGCGGCAAAAGGAGAGGGAGTGGGAGAGGGAAAGAGAGGATAGGGAGCGAAGAAGGGAGAGGGAAGATAGGAGCCGAAAGAATGAAAGGGAGTGGGAGAATGGAAGGGATAAACCTGGAGGTAGTGGAAGGGATAGAGAATCTGATAGGAGCATCCGGCATCATAAGAACGAAAAGGATATTGATGATAGCTATGATCGATATAGGAATTATGACTCCAAGAGTAGGCGGTTTGATGAATCACAGCATAGTAATAGGGTTAGTAAAAATGATAGTGAAAAAGTTGGTCATGTAAAATCTGATCACCTGAAAGATGAGAAAGAGAAATCTAAGAG AGAGGTAGCTGAGATAGAGGACTATGAAGAAAAAGTTGCCTTACAACTTGCAGATCAGGAAGAGGATGATCTTGATAGAATTAAAGAGGAGAGCAGAAGGCGAATGCAAGCCATCCTTGAAAAATATAAAGCTAAACCATCACATCAAGTCAACAAGCCTCAGCCTAAGGACTCTG AAAAGGAAAACACTGCGTGCTTCTTTGTTGACGCTTCTGCTGATCGAACTGTTCTGGAAACTTCAGATGACAAGATTGACGTAATTGATAACAATGTGGATGAGCCTCCATTAGCTGTTGTCAAATCTCCTCTCCAGAATGAGGGTTTTATTATTCAAAGTACTTCTGGTGCTGGGGGTCTGGGAGAGGGTTCTCCAAAG AGTGAGAGATCACAGGGAAGCTTTTGTGATGATATTTTTGGGGATTCACCAGCCGGAGTCCGTAAAACA GCTAAGTTAGATGGTGTAGCTGTTGAAAGGAGTGGTCTTCATGACAATTGGGACGATGCAGATGGATATTATA GTTACCGAGTTGGGGAGCTACTAGATGGTCGGTATGAAGTTATATCTGCTCATGGGAGAGGAGTCTTCTCAACAGTAGTTCGTGCAAGGGATCTTAGGGCTGGACCTGGTGATCCTGAAGAAGTAGCAATAAAAATTTTACGCAATAGAGAGGCAAT GCTTAAGGCTGGTAAAGAGGAGCTTATCATACTAAACAAATTAGTCGGTGCTGACCCTGAGAATAGGAGACATTGTGTCCGTTATCTTTTGTCTTTTAAATATCGGGACCATCTTTGTTTAGTTTTTGAATCTCTTCATATGAATCTGCGTGAAGTTCTTAAGAAGTTTGGTCGCAACATTGGACTTAAACTCACCGCGGTTAGAACATATGCTAAGCAACTATTTATTGCACTGAAGCATCTCAAGAACTGCGGTGTTCTACACTGCGACATAAAACCAGATAACATGCTG GtaaatgaagcaaaaaatgtTCTGAAGCTTTGTGATTTTGGTAATGCAATGTTTGCTGGCAAAAATGAGATTACACCTTACCTTGTCAGCCGCTTTTATCGGTCCCCTGAAATAA TTTTGGGCTTGCCATATGATCATCCTATGGATATATGGTCTGTCGGGTGCTGTTTATTTGAGCTCTACAGTGGCAAGGTACTTTTCCCTGGGGCTACAAACAATGACATGCTTCGCCTTCATATGGAACTAAAAGGACCATTCCCAAAGAAGATGCTTAAGAAG GGAGGTTTCATTGAGCAACATTTTGACCAGGACTTGTGCTTTCTTGCCACTGAGGAGGATCCTGTTACTAAGAAG ACAATGAGGAGGTTGCTCCCCAGTATgaagccgaaagatataggcACAATAATTACTGGCTCGCCTGGTGAGGATCCGAAGATTCTTGCCAATTTCAAAGATCTTCTGGAAAGGATCTTCGTGTTGGATCCAGAAAAAAGATTGACAGTATCACAGGCCTTGAGCCACCCATTTATCACGGGCAAGTGA